The DNA window CATGTAGCCGACGAACGCCGGGCGGCGCAGGCACAGCCACATGCGAGGGAACATCGAGCGCAGCACGCCCGCCGAGCGCTTCTCCTCGGGCAGGGTTTCCGGCATGCGGAAAGCGAGGATGGCCTGGATGACGTTTAAGGCCACGAGCAGCCAGAACACGCCGCGCCAGCCGACGACGGGCAACATCGTGCCGCCGATGATCGGGGCGATCGCCGGGACAAAACCGGTCAGCGCCATCAGTCCGGAAAACGCGCGGGCCGCTTGCTTGCCGTGAGAGACGTCCGGTACCACCGCGCGCGAGACAGCCTCCAGGCAGCCCGCGGCCAGACCCTGGATGAAGCGGGCGACGATGAGCGGCCAGATACCCGGCGCGAGCGCACAGGCAACCGACGCCGCGAGGAAGACCGCGGAGGCCGCCACGATTGGTGACTTTCGTCCCGTGCTATCAGAGATCGCGCCAAAGACCAGGTTGCCCAGCGCCATGCCCAGCATGAACCCGGAAATGGTCAGCTGCGCGATAGCCGGAGTGGTGCCCAGCTCCTCTGTGATCGTGGGCATGGCCGGCAAGTACATGTCGATGCCGAACGGGGCGACCGAGGAGAAGAACGCGAGGGCCACCAACAGCCCGGGTGAAAGTTTTTGCACGGCAGGTACCATACCCGTAT is part of the Corynebacterium imitans genome and encodes:
- a CDS encoding multidrug effflux MFS transporter; this encodes MQKLSPGLLVALAFFSSVAPFGIDMYLPAMPTITEELGTTPAIAQLTISGFMLGMALGNLVFGAISDSTGRKSPIVAASAVFLAASVACALAPGIWPLIVARFIQGLAAGCLEAVSRAVVPDVSHGKQAARAFSGLMALTGFVPAIAPIIGGTMLPVVGWRGVFWLLVALNVIQAILAFRMPETLPEEKRSAGVLRSMFPRMWLCLRRPAFVGYMLAGSLGFGALFAYIAASPLVLQSQLGLGSTAYGLIFGGMALLIPVSNTLNMRALRAKHPRSLLVGALLIDACVALILLTFALTTPTLWALPFFAVLSLMGGFIMANASALAVEEVRDIGTGAGSGALGFCQFIIAAAMPPLVALGANHMLSMALGTLGCAVLAAAAVLGLTKQREFK